The Gloeomargarita sp. SKYB120 genome has a segment encoding these proteins:
- a CDS encoding DUF2973 domain-containing protein — protein sequence MFLHLLYVVLFTVLAVLALGNLIGSLIRVSLESQYPRRRSAPHPELLDADGNPIEEPLLVVRSVNLEEARQQLDRLYDEEES from the coding sequence ATGTTCCTCCACCTGCTGTACGTCGTCCTGTTTACCGTCCTGGCGGTTCTGGCGCTGGGCAATCTCATCGGGAGTTTGATTCGGGTCAGTTTGGAATCCCAGTACCCTCGGCGACGGTCAGCCCCCCACCCCGAGTTACTGGATGCCGACGGCAATCCTATCGAGGAACCCCTGCTAGTGGTGCGCAGTGTGAACCTGGAGGAGGCGCGGCAACAATTAGACCGGCTCTACGACGAAGAGGAATCGTAG
- a CDS encoding DUF2605 domain-containing protein, producing MNLPRSPIVKSLLEPLLEDFMYWFSQAQQMLERESLPFLSAERRRELLQRLTQAQSEVQAAHSLLHSTGVGVDTTVLMAWHQLVLECWHLRLQARTYSKP from the coding sequence ATGAACTTGCCCCGGTCCCCAATAGTAAAATCGCTATTAGAGCCGCTTTTAGAAGACTTCATGTACTGGTTTAGCCAGGCCCAGCAGATGCTGGAGCGGGAGTCACTTCCGTTTCTGTCTGCTGAGCGGCGGCGCGAGCTGTTGCAACGCCTGACCCAAGCCCAATCAGAGGTCCAAGCGGCCCATTCCCTGCTCCACAGCACGGGTGTGGGCGTGGATACCACCGTCCTGATGGCCTGGCATCAACTGGTCCTGGAATGCTGGCACCTGCGCTTGCAAGCGCGTACCTACTCCAAACCTTAG
- a CDS encoding rubredoxin translates to MTETTATDLDRYECRACGYIYEPEKGQPDKGIPPGTPFKALPPDWRCPVCGVKKAAFVNIGRKEVVGFPENYRYGLGVNSLTPGQKSFLIFGGLILSFLFLMSFYGLK, encoded by the coding sequence ATGACGGAAACGACAGCGACAGACCTCGACCGATACGAGTGTCGCGCCTGCGGGTACATCTACGAACCGGAAAAAGGACAACCGGATAAAGGCATTCCGCCGGGAACCCCCTTTAAGGCCTTGCCGCCCGATTGGCGCTGTCCGGTCTGTGGGGTGAAAAAGGCCGCTTTTGTCAACATCGGCAGGAAAGAAGTGGTGGGTTTTCCGGAGAACTACCGCTATGGACTGGGGGTCAACAGCTTGACACCTGGGCAAAAAAGCTTTCTGATCTTTGGAGGTCTGATTTTGAGTTTCCTGTTTTTGATGAGTTTTTACGGGTTGAAATGA